The following nucleotide sequence is from Bacteroidota bacterium.
ATGTATTCTGGCAAATGACGTGGATTCACAGCAGTATCTTCAATCACCGGTTGGGGTTTGGCATCACCGGGTATATTGGAGAGCAAACCTAATCCGGCCTTTCTTAAGGCCCAAACTCGTGAAATATCATTGCCGAACAAAAGCGGAAAGTGATATCCAAAACCTTCTTGTTTAAATGCAGAAATAAGCGCTTCCGATTTTGCTACGATGGCCCTTTGCGAATCTGCTACAAACTCAATGCATAGCAAAGCCTCCGGATCGCCCTCAAGAAAAAACCTATTCTTGCTATGTTCTGCACTGTTGCGGGTACAATCGAGCAAGAACTTATCGATTAACTCTATGGCCACAGGCTTGTGTGCCAGCGCTACCAGATTTGCTTTTAGGGCTTCTTCGATACTCTTATGATGCACCACCAACAAGCCTGTATGGGCCGGCGGAAGCGGAACAAGGTTCAATTTTACCTCTGTAATAAAAAGCAAGGTTCCCTCAGATCCACACAAAAGCGAACAAAAATTAAAATCAGTTCCCAAATCATTAAAAGGTTTCATGCGACTGAGCAAGTCGATGGCATAACCCGTGTTGCGCCTTTTTATTTCTGTATCAGGAAATTCATTTTCAATACGTTGCCTTACTTCTAAAGGAGACAGTATCTGTGCAATCTGTCGGTATACTTCTCCTTCTAATCCATCTATTTGTGTTTTTAACAAAAACTCTTCATGGCTCAATGCATTAAAAACAACTTCGGAGCCATCGCTTAAAAGTCCTTTAATTTCGAGGGTATGGTCGCGGGTGCTACCATAAACAACGGAATGCGCCCCACAAGAATTGTTTCCAACCATTCCGCCTACCATGCACCTGTTAGAGGTAGATGTTTCAGGTCCAAAGAATAAACCGAATTTTTTCAGATAAAGATTCAGCTCATCCAGCACTACTCCGGGTTGAATACGAACCCAATGTTCCTCTGTATTGAGTTCCAGAATTTGATTCATGTATTTCGAACAATCCACAACCAAACCCTTGCCAACCACCTGTCCGGCAAGCGAAGTACCCGCTGCACGGGGAATAATACTGAGCTTGTTTTCGCGGGCAAAAGCAATTGCCTCTTTCACATCGTTTACATCTTTTGCTACCAGTATTCCGACAGGTTCCTCGCGATAGGCAGAAGCATCGGTAGCATATATTAAACGGTGCAGCTGATCCGGATAAAACTCACCTTTTACTCTTTTCGAAAAGCTATTTAATGTATCTTTATTCATTGCAAAATCGCCTACAAATTAGATAAATTTCAATCTGTTACCATCAAATAGATAGTATTTAAAAGTTCTCTCAAAAGTAATGAAAGATGCGAATTAATACTTTGGTACTTCTTTTATTAACAGTGCTGGTTTGTGATAATTGTTCTCAATTCGATCAAAAACCACCCAAAATTCCTTTGGAAGATTTTTTTCGGAATCCGGAAATGATTTCCATAAAGATTTCTCCAAATGGCCGCTACATTTCATATCTGGCGCCATGGAATAACCGAATGAACTTGCATGTTCAAGAACTTGAAACCAATAAAACAACCCAAATTACATTCGAAACTACCCGCGACCTTGGTGGCTATTTCTGGGCCAACGATACGCGACTGATTTTTGTGAAAGATGAAGAAGGCAACGAAGAGTTTAAGCTCTACTCAGTAAACCTTGATGGTTCGGACTCGAAATGCCTTACTTGTTTTAAAGGAGTTAGCATGGTTTTAATTAATGAATTACCCTGTAAACCAGAAGAAGTTATCATTGGATTAAACCTACGCGACTCGACTGTTTTTGATCCATACCGCTTAAATATCGAAACAGGACAAATTAAGTTACTTGCCAAAAATCCAGGAAATATTATCGAATGGATTACGGATCATGAAGGAAATCTGCGCTTGGCAGTGGCCATAATTGGAGGTGTGAATCAGGTTATCCTTTACCGCGATTCAGAAAGCAAACCTTTTGTACCAATCCTCACCACAACCTGGCGCGATAGTTTTATCCCTCAGTTTTTCACTTTTGACAACCGCGGTATTTTTGCTCTCTCCAATATTGGTCGTGATAAATTAGAAGTGGTGGTGTTCGATCCAAAATCGAAAACTGAAACATCGGTGCTTTTTAAAAATGAACATGTCGATGTAACGGATCTTAAATTCAGCCGCAATCGCAAGGTACTCATATCCGCAGGATTCCATATTGCAAAGCAGCACGAGCACTTTTTCGACGAAACTCGTGAAAACCACTTTCGGTTGATTCAAAATAAACTTAAAGAATATAATATTAAAATTGAGTCGAGCAATACAGATGAAACCATATTCATCGTAAAGGCATACAACGACCGGGCAAAAGGCATTTATTTTCTGTACCGCACTCACGACGAATCACTTACTTTAATTACAAACACAAGTAGTTGGCTGGAAGAAGAACATCTGGCTACTACCAAACCAGTAAGCTTTTTAAGCCGCGATGGACTAACACTAAATGGGTACCTTACTCTTCCGCCAGGCATCAAAGCTAAAAATCTTCCATTGATCATTCATCCGCATGGCGGTCCGTGGATTCGCGATTATTGGGAATTTAATCCTGAAATACAGTTTTTAGCCAATCGTGGTTATGCTGTTTTGCAAATAAACTATCGTGGTTCTGCTGGATATGGAAAAGAGTTTTGGCTTAAATCGGTGAAACAATGGGGGCTCGCCATGCAAAATGACCTTACCGATGGGGCCAGATGGCTCATCGATAAAGGAATTGCTGACCAGGAGCGAATAGCTATTTATGGTTCGAGTTGGGGAGGTTACGCCGCCCTGGCTGGATTGACATTTACTCCTGAGTTGTATGCCTGTGGCATTGATAATGTAGGCCCATCGAACCTGTTTACTTTTATGCAATCTCTACCTCCCTATTGGCAACCATTAAGAGAAATGTTCTTCGAAATGGTAGGAGACCCTGAAAAAGATAGTCTATTATTAGCTAAAATATCCCCAGCTCTTCATACCGAAAACATTCGTGCCCCCGTTTTAATAGCGCAGGGTGCAAACGATCCTAGGGTCAATAAGGCTGAGGCAGACCAGATTGTAAACGCCCTTAGGGCGCAAGGCAAGGAAGTTGAATACCTTTTAATTGAAAACGAAGGGCATGGATTTAAAAATGAGGAAAATCGCTTCGCATTCTATCGAACCATGGAAATATTTCTCGAAAAGCATTTATTATCAAGTAAATAAGATTACAATCTCTTACTTCATGAAACCAAAATTTTTACTTTTAGCAATACTGTGCTCAGGTGTATTTTCTGCCTGCCAACAAAAAAACCTAGAAGAACTCAAAGCTGAAATTCAGCAAACAGAAGATGGTTTTATGTTAGAACTGCAAACCAAAGGTGCTGCTGAAGCCTTTTACAATTACGCCGCCGAAGATGCGGTAATTCTTCGAGGAAATGATTCTCTGATAAAGGGCAAAGAACCAATTAGAAATTATTATTCCCAAGCAATTTTTGAAAATGCTACGGCTGAATGGAAACCTGATTTTATCGAAGTTTCGGAAGATGGCTCAATAGCATACTCCTATGGGCGATATCAATGGCACTTTCGCGACTCAACCGGTAATGTAAAATCCTGGCAGGGAGTTTACCATACGATATGGAAAAAATTACCAGATGGAAACTGGAAATATGTATGGGATTAGCCACCTTACTTATAGTTTAACTAATAACAAAAAAACCTTCATCGAGGATGAAGGTTTTTTTGTTTTACCACTACCAATTCAATTAGTGACTGTCCAGCTCGCGTGTAACCGAAATTGCTGCAATAGTTCCATCGGCAATTGCAGTGGTAATTTGGCGGTATTTTTTACTGCTTACATCGCCCACTGCATAAACTCCTTCGATACTGGTAAGTTTATCTTCATTGGTCTTAATGAAACCCCAATCATCAAGCTCCAATTTATCGGTAAACATGGCTGTATTGGCCTTCCATCCAATAAAGATGAATGCGCCATCCGATTCGATTTCCTTGCGGGTTTTTGTTTTCAGGTCTTCTACTTCTACAATTATTTTATCACCAAGCCTTCTAAAACCGCGAGGTTCATGCTCCAGCATAAAATCAATCTTTTCGTTGGCAAAAGCCTTTTCCTGTGCTAATTTATTGGCCTGAAGCTTATCGAACTGGTGAACAATGGTAATTTTACTCGCAAATTTGGAGATAAAATCAGATTCTTCGATGGCCGAATTACCGCCGCCAATTACTACCGCATGCTTGCCTACGAAATACTTTGCATCGCAGGTGGCACAATACGAGATCCCGTTTCCTTTTAATTCTTGTTCACCTGGCACATTCAGCAGGTTAGGCGTTGTTCCGGTAGCAATAATTATTTTCTTTGCCTTGATGGTTTCATACTCGTCAATCACAATTTCTTTATTCACTAAATCTACCTTGGTCACATCTACGGCCACTTTGTATGAGGTACCACATTGTTTGGTTTGTTCGCTCATAAAGTGCGATAACATATAGCCAGGCTGAGGATCGATGAAACCCGGATAATTCGAAACCTGGTGGGTGGTAGAAACAGCACCGCCGGGCAATCCTACATCAATTAATACAGCATTCACACGAGCCTGGCACAAATACAAACCAGCAGTTAAGCCACCGGGGCCACCCCCTAGAATCGCGACATCGTATTCACTAATCTGTGGTTTAATGGCTGATTTTATTTTATCTACCTTTTCTTTGCCTACTAAAAACTTCATTCCTTCGAAGAGTTCATGTCGCTTGATACCTCCGGTAAGCCTGATTCCAACTTCCTTTCCATCTTCGAAAAACAAAACGGTTGGTGATCCTTTCACACCCAGTTTTTCAGCAAGGTCACGGTTCTTTTGCCTGAAAACCTTCACAAACTTTGCCTCATTCTTAAATAGTTCGCCCACAGTATCATACTTTGGTGCCAGAGCCTCACAAGGTGGACATTCATCGGAATAAAAATCAACGACTACTTTACCACCTTGTATTACTTCCTTTTCAAATTCAGCTGAAGATATTTCCTTCATTATTTTATATTATTAGTGTTTCCTAAATTTTAACATTTCGTTTACACTTATTGTGCCAGTTTGCATGATACTGACATAATTACATACTTATCTGCATATGTAGATATAATAGATATATTAAAGCGTAAGAACAATACGGCAAGTTAAGAAAAAGAATCGAACAGTTCTTTTAAGACAGTTTGAATTACTTTGTAAAATAATGAGCAATACCAAGTTCAAGCAATTCACGCACAGGCCTGCAATCGGGAGTATTCACCGAACCGTGATTGTTTTTAGCTACCGAAGCACAACCTCCACCACAAGCCAGTTGTAACTCACACGACCGGCATTTTTCAATCGACAGCACATCACGATCCGACCATTCGGCAACAGCATCCTCATTCAGTTTTACTTCCGGATAAAAGCTACCCAGCTCCTCGCCGGGCTTACCGACTGTGGCAGTGCAAGAATATATTTTACCTCTATAGTCAAAAGCCCATTCTGTCTTGGTTCCGGGGCAGGAATCGAATAAAGGATCTGGGAGTATTCCTTCCTGAAATAAAAATTTGGCGACAGAAAAAGCAGGTTTATGAAACTCAGCTACAAAAGGATATTCCTTTAGCATCTGGTAAATTGATTCGTACATCTCAAGTCTGCTAAACAAGCGCGATGCCTGGCTTTGACAATGATGAAGTTCGTAATTACGCCCTAGCTGAGTTTTGAAATAGGCCGATTTTGTCCATTCCTTTTCAATTGCAAAGCGCGCAAATTCAGGCAGATTGCTGATATTTTCTTTATCGAGTACCATACGCAGATTAACTGGTATTTTCTCCCGGATACAGCCATCAATTCCTTCTACAATCTTGGCAAAAGTAGATTGTCCGCTCTTGTGTTTCCGTCTGCTATCGTGTACACTTTCGGTTCCATCGAGGGTAACCTGAATTTCGCGAATATGTGCTTCTTTTAGTATTGGTATGTATTCGGTTAAGTGAAAACCATTTGTAACAATAGCTACGTCTAAACCCGCGTCTTTGGCTCTGTTTAGCAAGCTTGCAATCTGCTTTTTATGCTGCCCGGATGGTAAAAGTGGTTCGCCACCAAAAATGGTAATGTATTTTTTCCGACCCAAAAACTGAGCCTTCACATAGCCAAAGAAAGCACCAAGAACCTCTTCCGAAAAATTGCTCTGTGTATTGATGTATTCATCCTGGTAACAATATGAACAAGAGAAATTGCAAACATAACCTGGCACATAAAATATTTGAACCTCGTCTGTACTGCGCGTATCAATAAAATCGAGGTATTTCTTCTTATACATCTTTTCCTCTTCCACCAAATCAACCACATAGCCAGCCTCGATAAACTCCTGACGCATTAATCCATCTTCAGAGTTTAATAATTTCCATTCTTCTTTCGACAGAATATCGGCATTCTGAGACAATAAATTAACAACAAAGTATTTGTCAGAATCTTTTATGGCTGATATAATGTTAAACCTTGATAGCTTCATCAGGAATTTAAAAGTATTTTGGTTGATACCTGCTTCTTCACAAACAAGAAGCAAATTCACATCTCAATTTTACCGTGAACTGATAAAATTGCAAGTAAGAATAATCGTGTAACAGGGAATTTTACTTTGTTAGACTAATCCAACCAGAACAGAAAAAAAAAGAATGTGGGGAAAACCCCACTTTCTTTAATCGTGACAGCCAGCAACAATTTTAGATTGCTTGGCACAACATTGAGCAACTTGCTGTTTGTTGGTTACTTTTTTGTTTACAAGTGTTTTCATAAAATTTATTCTTAATTACAACAATTATTTGTTTTAAACCCCTTTATGGTAAAACTACACACCGAGATTGCACCTTTTTTATAGGGTGCACTTTCTTCCAGAATTTCAATTTTCTTAAAACCTGCCTTCGCGAGCTGGTCTAAATATTCCAGACGGGTTACAGAACCTGCCCAACATTCTGCAATAGCCTCCGGATCTGTTCTATATTGCTCTGGCACAGGCTGTAAAGAGTAAATGTCACTCACAACAAACCTTCCATTGGTGTTAAGTACCCGAAAAATCTCATTCCAAACTTTCTGCTTGTCGGTGGCATGATTAATGGTACAGTTGGAAATGACCAGGTCGATTGAATTATCTTCCAGGGGAATATGTTCAAGCTCCGACTTTATAAACTTTACATTCTCTATACCTAGCTTAACAGCAGTAGATTCCGCTTTTTGCAGCATCCCGTCGGAAATATCCAGTCCATACACAAAACCCTCTTTACCAACCTCTTCCGCCATGCGTAGAACATCATTTCCCCTGCCGCTGCCAAGATCAAGGCAGGTTTCACCTGTTTGGGGTTTAGAATAATCTAAGGCTCCCCCGCAAGATAAACAACAGTTTTCGGTAGCAAGTGTGCTGTACCGCGCATTAATTTCAATAAGTGCCATTCACTTGAAAATTTGATTGACAAATATAATAAATAATAACATATCTAAATATGTCTATTTGTCATGACGTTACTAATTCAAATTTAATAAAAGAAAACTAAAAGTTAATTTTTGTTTTGTTTTGTGCACAATCTATTTTTTATTGGTGCTTTCGAATATTTTATCGGCAGACTTTGCAATAAAGCCATTGAATATTTTACCGTTGGCATCTTTAAACCTTTCTGCAAATTCGTAATAACAACAAGGTATCTCATAGCTGCCATCTTCGAAATCAATTCTCAGCTTATCGGCAAGTGTGCTCGATTGCTTCAATAATTCCTCACGAGTACCTTTAATCTCCCCACCGGAAACATTAAGGTTGAATCCATTATTTTTTAAAAACTCATTCATTTCTTCGAGTGAAGAAATTGATTGAAGATGATTAACCGACACAGTAAAATGATTGGCCCTGAAACCATATACATAAAACCAGGCTGCATACTCCGATTCTTTTCTTAGAGCCTCATAACTGGCATAATTGATGGGGTTCCAGCAGCGTTTAGAAAACAGCAAATCGTTGGCCTCCAGTTGCTGTTTGCGCACCTGTTTGGCTATCCATAGAGCCGTTTCGCGCACAAGTGGACTAAAGTCTTCGGTAATCAATTCACTTATAAATACCTTAGGTGCCTTTTCATCACTTTCGTGCTCATAATGTGTGGCTTTAAGTCTCTTTTCTTCGAAAAAGTAATTACCCTTGGCTTTATAACCTAAAGCAAGAAAAGGTTTTGCTAATACTTCAATGTCGATTCCGGATAGATTACATGTACGAAATGCGATATGGTCGTTTAGTACCTGATTTCCCTGCAATTCAAGAAGTTGATGAATTCTGTCCACACTAGGGTTCACAGCACGGTAATCCTGCCAAAGCTGTTGAAAAATTGTTTGATACTCCATACCTGAAAATATTTATTATTTAAACTCAATATAAATAGCAAATTGTATTGATAATGAGGAACATGTGTAAATACGATCTAATTATTTGATTTAAAACAATTTACCCCACAATTGGCTTGATAAAAATGATCATTATCATTAAATTCTGGGGCAGTACAGAAACCTTTTTTGACTATTTTTACAAACCTCTGTCGAAAAAAGCTAAAAATCTGAAATACAATGAATTTACTAGATCAAATTAAACTGAATGCAAGAAAAAATCTTCAACGAATTGTGCTTCCGGAGAGTTTCGAAGAGCGTACACTTCGCGCAGCCGACCAGGTTATTGAGGAAGGAATTGCTTCTATTATCTTAATAGGCAGCGAATCAGAGTTATTAAAAAAAGC
It contains:
- a CDS encoding radical SAM protein, with the translated sequence MNLLLVCEEAGINQNTFKFLMKLSRFNIISAIKDSDKYFVVNLLSQNADILSKEEWKLLNSEDGLMRQEFIEAGYVVDLVEEEKMYKKKYLDFIDTRSTDEVQIFYVPGYVCNFSCSYCYQDEYINTQSNFSEEVLGAFFGYVKAQFLGRKKYITIFGGEPLLPSGQHKKQIASLLNRAKDAGLDVAIVTNGFHLTEYIPILKEAHIREIQVTLDGTESVHDSRRKHKSGQSTFAKIVEGIDGCIREKIPVNLRMVLDKENISNLPEFARFAIEKEWTKSAYFKTQLGRNYELHHCQSQASRLFSRLEMYESIYQMLKEYPFVAEFHKPAFSVAKFLFQEGILPDPLFDSCPGTKTEWAFDYRGKIYSCTATVGKPGEELGSFYPEVKLNEDAVAEWSDRDVLSIEKCRSCELQLACGGGCASVAKNNHGSVNTPDCRPVRELLELGIAHYFTK
- a CDS encoding DUF4440 domain-containing protein, with the protein product MKPKFLLLAILCSGVFSACQQKNLEELKAEIQQTEDGFMLELQTKGAAEAFYNYAAEDAVILRGNDSLIKGKEPIRNYYSQAIFENATAEWKPDFIEVSEDGSIAYSYGRYQWHFRDSTGNVKSWQGVYHTIWKKLPDGNWKYVWD
- a CDS encoding FAD-dependent oxidoreductase; protein product: MKEISSAEFEKEVIQGGKVVVDFYSDECPPCEALAPKYDTVGELFKNEAKFVKVFRQKNRDLAEKLGVKGSPTVLFFEDGKEVGIRLTGGIKRHELFEGMKFLVGKEKVDKIKSAIKPQISEYDVAILGGGPGGLTAGLYLCQARVNAVLIDVGLPGGAVSTTHQVSNYPGFIDPQPGYMLSHFMSEQTKQCGTSYKVAVDVTKVDLVNKEIVIDEYETIKAKKIIIATGTTPNLLNVPGEQELKGNGISYCATCDAKYFVGKHAVVIGGGNSAIEESDFISKFASKITIVHQFDKLQANKLAQEKAFANEKIDFMLEHEPRGFRRLGDKIIVEVEDLKTKTRKEIESDGAFIFIGWKANTAMFTDKLELDDWGFIKTNEDKLTSIEGVYAVGDVSSKKYRQITTAIADGTIAAISVTRELDSH
- a CDS encoding methyltransferase domain-containing protein; translated protein: MALIEINARYSTLATENCCLSCGGALDYSKPQTGETCLDLGSGRGNDVLRMAEEVGKEGFVYGLDISDGMLQKAESTAVKLGIENVKFIKSELEHIPLEDNSIDLVISNCTINHATDKQKVWNEIFRVLNTNGRFVVSDIYSLQPVPEQYRTDPEAIAECWAGSVTRLEYLDQLAKAGFKKIEILEESAPYKKGAISVCSFTIKGFKTNNCCN
- a CDS encoding S9 family peptidase produces the protein MRINTLVLLLLTVLVCDNCSQFDQKPPKIPLEDFFRNPEMISIKISPNGRYISYLAPWNNRMNLHVQELETNKTTQITFETTRDLGGYFWANDTRLIFVKDEEGNEEFKLYSVNLDGSDSKCLTCFKGVSMVLINELPCKPEEVIIGLNLRDSTVFDPYRLNIETGQIKLLAKNPGNIIEWITDHEGNLRLAVAIIGGVNQVILYRDSESKPFVPILTTTWRDSFIPQFFTFDNRGIFALSNIGRDKLEVVVFDPKSKTETSVLFKNEHVDVTDLKFSRNRKVLISAGFHIAKQHEHFFDETRENHFRLIQNKLKEYNIKIESSNTDETIFIVKAYNDRAKGIYFLYRTHDESLTLITNTSSWLEEEHLATTKPVSFLSRDGLTLNGYLTLPPGIKAKNLPLIIHPHGGPWIRDYWEFNPEIQFLANRGYAVLQINYRGSAGYGKEFWLKSVKQWGLAMQNDLTDGARWLIDKGIADQERIAIYGSSWGGYAALAGLTFTPELYACGIDNVGPSNLFTFMQSLPPYWQPLREMFFEMVGDPEKDSLLLAKISPALHTENIRAPVLIAQGANDPRVNKAEADQIVNALRAQGKEVEYLLIENEGHGFKNEENRFAFYRTMEIFLEKHLLSSK
- a CDS encoding DUF1338 domain-containing protein, which gives rise to MEYQTIFQQLWQDYRAVNPSVDRIHQLLELQGNQVLNDHIAFRTCNLSGIDIEVLAKPFLALGYKAKGNYFFEEKRLKATHYEHESDEKAPKVFISELITEDFSPLVRETALWIAKQVRKQQLEANDLLFSKRCWNPINYASYEALRKESEYAAWFYVYGFRANHFTVSVNHLQSISSLEEMNEFLKNNGFNLNVSGGEIKGTREELLKQSSTLADKLRIDFEDGSYEIPCCYYEFAERFKDANGKIFNGFIAKSADKIFESTNKK